In a single window of the uncultured Dysgonomonas sp. genome:
- a CDS encoding TetR/AcrR family transcriptional regulator, with the protein MRILRDDKYKSILKAARTEFVQKGFKDASMRAIAKNANVGLSNIYNYFRNKDEIFLEVVSPARDDLFAFVKEKHTEKYIDFNYMSTIDYQEETVDVYIQLLVKYKEEIRLLLFHSQGSTMENFRETLTEYLTHVSDNHKSIVKMHYPQMQEVSSFFTHTLCAFMVSTVGEIVTHDMDRQKIRDFFKEYFRFQIAGWRELTGI; encoded by the coding sequence ATGAGAATATTGAGAGACGATAAATATAAATCGATACTGAAGGCAGCCCGGACAGAGTTTGTACAGAAAGGTTTTAAAGATGCATCTATGCGCGCTATTGCAAAGAATGCAAATGTGGGATTGAGCAATATTTATAACTATTTTAGAAATAAAGATGAAATATTTCTTGAAGTTGTGTCTCCTGCCAGAGATGACTTATTTGCATTTGTAAAAGAAAAACATACTGAAAAATATATCGACTTCAACTACATGTCAACTATCGATTATCAGGAAGAGACAGTAGATGTATATATACAATTACTTGTGAAGTACAAAGAAGAAATCCGTCTGCTACTTTTTCATTCGCAAGGATCAACAATGGAAAACTTTCGTGAGACCCTGACCGAGTATCTTACCCATGTTTCGGATAATCATAAATCAATAGTAAAGATGCATTATCCGCAAATGCAAGAAGTATCATCTTTTTTTACCCATACTTTATGTGCATTTATGGTAAGTACTGTAGGTGAAATTGTAACGCACGATATGGATAGGCAAAAAATCAGAGACTTCTTTAAAGAATACTTCAGATTTCAAATTGCCGGTTGGCGAGAATTGACAGGAATATAA
- a CDS encoding class I SAM-dependent methyltransferase, which yields MEYDSIYLSKQLRCPAGAEARQIGVNMFQSNSNMIFETIKALNIRPHTRVFEIGFGNGMHLSYLFEKENTLIYEGIDISQAMVEEANKNNDALVKSGRVAFKHTAESESLSAPDSSFVYCFSANTLYFWNNPQKYFDEIYRILDEDGLLAISFITKSFGDKLSFTQTGFTFYEIEEVEVFLTNSGFGNIQSVILTENTISKDGQKVLRPFVIMTATKDQY from the coding sequence ATGGAATACGATAGCATATATTTATCCAAACAACTCCGTTGTCCTGCCGGAGCAGAAGCGCGTCAAATAGGAGTGAATATGTTTCAGTCAAACAGCAACATGATATTCGAAACAATAAAAGCCTTGAATATTCGTCCACATACAAGAGTTTTTGAAATCGGATTTGGTAACGGAATGCATTTATCCTATCTGTTCGAAAAAGAAAATACTCTCATATACGAAGGTATTGATATTTCGCAGGCAATGGTGGAGGAAGCTAATAAGAATAATGATGCACTCGTAAAATCGGGCAGAGTTGCTTTTAAGCATACTGCCGAATCTGAATCTTTATCTGCACCAGACTCTTCTTTCGTTTATTGCTTCTCTGCAAATACCCTTTATTTCTGGAACAATCCACAAAAATATTTCGACGAAATATACCGTATTTTAGATGAGGATGGGCTGCTTGCTATAAGTTTTATCACCAAATCTTTTGGTGATAAACTATCTTTTACGCAAACAGGCTTTACTTTTTATGAGATCGAAGAAGTAGAAGTATTTCTAACTAATTCGGGATTCGGAAATATACAATCCGTTATATTAACCGAAAATACAATTAGTAAAGACGGACAGAAGGTTTTACGTCCTTTTGTTATTATGACCGCAACAAAAGATCAATACTAA
- a CDS encoding AraC family transcriptional regulator — protein MNSILREITPLSEKDCFYITDRIKTEFTYPLHCHDEYELNFVENASGIKRIVGDSAEIIGDYDLVLITSKDLEHAWFQNDCPPKQIREITIQFSSDLFINNFLNKNQFKSINRMFEQARKGICFSNKAIMKVYHMLDVLASEQQGFYSVIKFLSILYELSCYCNSEGMYTLSSSSFAKISSHSESRRVQKVQTYIDEHFKHSIRLEDLAHLVGMSPAAFSKFFKLRTGKTLSDYVLVIRIGHTIRLLVDSSMSVSEICYECGFNNISNFNRIFKKKKDCTPSEFRANYPKRKVII, from the coding sequence ATGAATTCAATATTACGAGAAATAACACCCTTGTCCGAAAAGGACTGTTTTTATATAACAGACAGGATAAAAACAGAATTTACATACCCCTTGCATTGCCATGATGAGTATGAACTCAATTTTGTAGAAAATGCTTCAGGTATAAAGCGGATCGTTGGCGATTCGGCCGAAATAATTGGCGATTACGACCTTGTACTCATAACCAGTAAAGATCTTGAGCATGCCTGGTTTCAGAATGACTGTCCACCGAAACAAATAAGAGAGATTACTATCCAATTTTCGTCAGACCTATTCATTAATAATTTTCTTAATAAGAATCAGTTCAAATCGATAAATAGGATGTTCGAACAAGCACGAAAAGGTATTTGCTTTTCGAATAAGGCTATAATGAAAGTTTATCATATGCTCGATGTATTGGCCTCTGAGCAACAGGGCTTTTATTCCGTTATTAAATTTTTAAGCATATTGTACGAATTGTCATGTTATTGTAATAGCGAGGGTATGTATACATTATCCAGTTCTTCTTTCGCCAAAATCAGTTCGCATTCCGAGAGTAGGAGAGTACAAAAGGTACAAACATATATCGATGAGCATTTCAAACATTCAATCCGTTTAGAAGATCTAGCTCATCTGGTAGGCATGTCTCCGGCTGCATTTAGTAAGTTTTTTAAACTGAGAACCGGAAAGACTTTATCAGATTACGTTTTGGTTATACGAATCGGGCATACTATAAGACTGTTGGTAGACTCATCGATGTCTGTATCTGAGATTTGTTACGAATGTGGATTCAATAATATATCTAACTTTAATCGGATATTCAAGAAAAAGAAAGACTGCACTCCATCTGAATTCAGAGCTAATTATCCGAAACGAAAAGTAATTATTTAA
- a CDS encoding ABC transporter ATP-binding protein has protein sequence MNTLKKLRQYMGNRKILFPVSMLLSALSALAGMLPFIFIWLIVKELLVTGGTPGSDVSVYAWWAAGSAVGGVILYFAALMSSHLAAFRVESNLRSEAMQKVIKMPLGFFDTNTSGRIRKIIDDNASVTHSFLAHQLPDLAATVLIPIVSLILMFVFDWRLGLASLIPIFISFLLMGFMMNSEGRSFMQKYMTSLEEMNTEAVEYVRGIPVVKVFQQTIYSFKNFHKSILNYNKMVYNYTLMWKQPMSIYIVVINGFVFFLAPVAILLIDYSGDYASVILNFFLFVLVTPVFSQGIMKSMYLNQALGQAAEAMERLDNLIAFANLPISGNPKKIERYDISFKDVSFSYPDAEQKAIDGISFSILQGKTVALVGASGSGKTTIARLIPRFWDVSKGQVSIGGINVKDIESEELMDKISFVFQNTKLFKTSLLDNIRYGNPDATMDDVHRAVDMAQCREIIEKQPLGLQTKIGTEGTYLSGGEQQRIVLARAILKNAPIVILDEATAFADPENEHLIQQALGELTKGKTVLIIAHRLTSIVDADQILVIDKGQIAEQGTHKDLLDKNGIYLRMWNEYQQSVRWTIRKEANNA, from the coding sequence ATGAATACATTAAAAAAACTTCGGCAATATATGGGAAACCGGAAAATCCTATTTCCCGTATCTATGCTATTGTCGGCACTCAGTGCATTGGCTGGTATGCTGCCCTTTATCTTTATCTGGCTTATTGTAAAAGAACTTTTAGTGACAGGAGGTACTCCTGGCTCAGATGTGAGTGTCTATGCATGGTGGGCTGCCGGATCAGCTGTTGGGGGCGTTATTCTTTACTTCGCAGCTTTGATGTCGTCTCATCTGGCAGCATTCAGGGTAGAATCCAACTTACGTAGTGAAGCTATGCAAAAAGTTATAAAGATGCCGCTTGGATTTTTCGACACCAATACTAGTGGGCGTATTCGTAAGATTATCGACGATAATGCCAGCGTAACACATAGTTTTCTGGCACATCAGCTACCCGATCTGGCCGCAACAGTGTTGATTCCTATCGTATCACTGATTCTTATGTTTGTGTTTGATTGGCGGTTGGGGCTTGCCAGTCTTATCCCCATTTTTATTTCTTTTCTGTTGATGGGATTTATGATGAACTCGGAAGGACGCTCGTTTATGCAGAAATATATGACATCGTTAGAAGAGATGAATACTGAGGCTGTTGAATATGTAAGGGGGATTCCGGTGGTGAAAGTTTTTCAACAAACGATTTATTCATTTAAAAATTTCCATAAATCTATTCTGAATTATAATAAAATGGTGTACAATTATACCCTCATGTGGAAACAACCCATGTCAATATATATTGTTGTTATCAACGGATTTGTTTTCTTTTTAGCACCTGTAGCCATCTTGCTGATTGACTATTCGGGCGATTATGCCTCCGTTATACTCAATTTCTTCTTGTTTGTATTGGTAACCCCGGTTTTTTCGCAAGGCATTATGAAAAGTATGTATCTGAATCAGGCTCTGGGACAAGCTGCCGAAGCAATGGAACGTTTAGATAATCTTATTGCTTTTGCTAATCTGCCAATCTCAGGTAACCCAAAGAAAATAGAACGATATGATATAAGCTTTAAGGATGTTTCTTTTTCTTATCCAGATGCTGAGCAGAAAGCTATAGATGGCATAAGCTTCAGCATATTGCAAGGAAAAACCGTTGCTTTAGTAGGAGCTTCCGGGAGTGGCAAAACTACTATTGCCCGTCTTATCCCGCGTTTTTGGGATGTAAGTAAAGGGCAGGTTTCGATTGGAGGTATAAATGTAAAAGATATCGAATCGGAAGAATTAATGGATAAAATATCCTTTGTTTTCCAAAATACAAAACTATTTAAAACCTCTCTACTCGATAATATCCGATATGGTAATCCGGATGCGACAATGGATGATGTTCACCGGGCTGTAGATATGGCTCAATGCCGGGAGATTATTGAAAAACAGCCATTAGGCTTACAAACCAAAATAGGCACAGAGGGAACTTACCTATCGGGAGGAGAACAACAACGGATTGTACTAGCTCGTGCTATACTGAAAAATGCTCCAATTGTTATATTGGATGAAGCTACGGCTTTTGCTGATCCCGAAAATGAACATCTCATACAGCAGGCTTTAGGCGAATTGACCAAAGGTAAAACTGTCCTTATCATTGCCCACAGATTGACCAGCATTGTCGACGCAGACCAAATACTGGTGATTGATAAAGGACAAATTGCCGAACAGGGCACTCATAAAGATCTGCTGGATAAAAATGGAATATATCTAAGAATGTGGAATGAATACCAACAATCGGTTCGTTGGACAATAAGAAAGGAGGCTAATAATGCTTGA
- a CDS encoding NAD(P)-dependent alcohol dehydrogenase, producing MSTKQVKAFGTEAAVEPLKDLNIERREVASNDVEIEILYCGICHSDLHSIHNDWGSTIYPIVPGHEIVGRITKTGNNVTKFKVGDLAGVGCIVDSCRECEHCHEGEEQFCEKGWTVVFNSPDSKHGGVTYGGFSESIVVDENYVVHVPNTLDLPSAAPILCAGITVYSPLKHWNAGPDKNIGIIGIGGLGHMAIKIAKAMGAYVTVFTTSQSKADDAKRLGADAVVLSSNAEQMNKCPKQDMILDTVSAKHDVNAYLNLLKTDGSLVIVGLPNEPLEIGAFNVVNGRKSFSGSNIGGIAETQEVLDFCAKHNIKADIELINVQDVNTAFDRLEKGQVKYRFVIDMASLKN from the coding sequence ATGAGTACAAAACAAGTAAAAGCATTTGGAACAGAGGCTGCTGTAGAGCCTTTAAAAGATTTAAATATAGAGCGTAGGGAAGTTGCGTCCAACGATGTAGAAATAGAAATCCTGTATTGTGGTATTTGCCATTCCGATTTACATAGCATTCATAACGATTGGGGCAGCACTATATATCCGATAGTCCCCGGGCATGAGATAGTTGGCAGGATTACGAAAACAGGTAATAACGTAACTAAATTCAAGGTCGGAGATTTGGCAGGTGTCGGCTGTATTGTAGATAGTTGCCGCGAATGTGAACATTGCCATGAAGGAGAAGAGCAATTCTGCGAAAAAGGATGGACTGTTGTATTCAATTCACCCGACAGTAAGCATGGTGGAGTCACTTATGGCGGATTTTCTGAAAGTATTGTTGTAGACGAAAACTACGTTGTACATGTACCCAATACCTTAGATTTACCGAGCGCTGCCCCTATCCTCTGTGCCGGCATCACGGTTTATTCCCCGCTGAAGCACTGGAATGCCGGACCTGACAAGAATATCGGAATAATAGGCATAGGTGGTCTGGGGCATATGGCCATAAAGATTGCCAAGGCAATGGGTGCTTATGTGACGGTCTTTACCACATCGCAATCGAAAGCTGACGATGCAAAACGTTTGGGGGCAGATGCTGTAGTTCTTTCTTCCAATGCCGAACAAATGAATAAATGTCCGAAACAGGATATGATATTGGATACCGTTTCTGCAAAACATGATGTCAATGCTTATCTCAACTTACTGAAAACAGATGGTTCTTTAGTAATAGTAGGATTACCTAACGAACCACTGGAAATAGGTGCCTTTAATGTGGTAAATGGAAGGAAAAGTTTCTCCGGTTCCAATATTGGAGGTATAGCTGAGACACAAGAGGTATTGGACTTCTGTGCAAAGCACAATATCAAAGCCGATATAGAGCTTATCAATGTACAGGATGTTAATACAGCCTTTGATAGGCTGGAGAAAGGGCAGGTAAAATATCGCTTCGTAATTGATATGGCTTCTTTAAAGAATTAG
- a CDS encoding ABC transporter ATP-binding protein — protein MLETIKQRFALSDKGAKDFCKGIFFTTLLDIALMLPAVFTFIFLEDYLRPIFNSSDSILHGIAYYIILALAFMSVMYLITLWQYQSTFTSVYEESANRRISLAEKLRKLPLAFFGEKNLSDLTATIMDDCTDLEHTFSHAVPQLFASLISIVLIAIGMFFYNWQLALALFWVVPLAMSILLISKKKIRKDFGGNYLDKRDVSEYIQEGLEAVQEIKSYNKEKDYLKDLNKKINKYEKSQTTGELMTGILVNGAQSLLKLGLASVIIIGAKLLATGDVDLFTYLIFLVIGSRVYAPVSEVFNNLAALFFLDIRINRMNDMEALPIQQGETVFNPSDYNIEFNNVSFSYESGKQVLRNVSFTAKQGEVTALVGPSGSGKSTAAKLAARFWDVQSGKILLGDQDINLIEPENLLQNYAVVFQDVVLFNASIMENIRIGNRDASDEEVMCAAKLAQCDEFVSKMSQGYQTVIGENGETLSGGERQRVSIARALLKDAPIVLLDEATASLDVENETKIQAGISALVKDKTVLIIAHRMRTVANANKIVVLDKGSVAEMGTPEELKEQNGIFAKMMEKQMAT, from the coding sequence ATGCTTGAAACAATAAAACAACGTTTTGCCCTGTCAGATAAAGGCGCAAAAGATTTTTGTAAGGGAATTTTTTTTACAACACTACTCGATATCGCTTTAATGCTTCCCGCTGTATTTACTTTCATTTTTCTTGAAGATTATCTTCGTCCAATATTCAATTCATCTGATAGTATTTTGCATGGAATAGCATATTACATAATTTTGGCTCTTGCTTTTATGTCGGTTATGTATCTTATCACTCTTTGGCAATATCAAAGTACTTTCACCAGTGTATACGAAGAAAGTGCAAATCGTCGTATCTCATTAGCTGAAAAATTACGAAAATTGCCTTTAGCATTTTTTGGAGAGAAGAATCTATCGGATTTGACAGCTACTATCATGGACGATTGTACCGATTTAGAACATACATTCTCCCATGCTGTACCACAATTGTTTGCATCATTGATTAGTATTGTACTTATTGCAATCGGTATGTTTTTCTACAATTGGCAACTGGCATTAGCTCTCTTTTGGGTTGTACCATTGGCTATGTCTATACTGCTAATATCCAAAAAGAAGATAAGAAAAGACTTTGGAGGAAACTACCTGGATAAACGCGATGTAAGTGAATATATACAAGAAGGCTTAGAAGCTGTTCAGGAAATAAAATCTTACAATAAGGAAAAAGATTATCTCAAAGATCTAAATAAAAAGATCAATAAATATGAGAAAAGTCAGACTACGGGCGAACTGATGACTGGTATACTTGTAAACGGTGCACAAAGCCTGCTAAAGCTTGGCTTGGCTAGTGTCATCATTATTGGCGCTAAATTATTGGCAACAGGTGATGTCGATTTATTTACATATCTTATTTTTTTGGTTATCGGGTCAAGGGTGTATGCTCCTGTATCGGAAGTCTTTAACAATTTGGCAGCTTTGTTCTTTCTTGATATCCGGATCAATCGGATGAATGACATGGAAGCATTACCTATTCAGCAAGGAGAAACTGTATTCAATCCTTCTGACTATAATATTGAGTTCAATAATGTTAGCTTTTCTTACGAATCGGGCAAACAAGTATTAAGGAACGTTTCCTTTACGGCCAAACAAGGAGAGGTTACAGCATTGGTAGGCCCTTCCGGAAGCGGGAAGAGTACAGCTGCAAAACTTGCAGCCCGATTTTGGGATGTTCAGTCAGGTAAAATATTACTTGGAGATCAGGATATCAATCTTATTGAACCGGAAAATTTGTTGCAAAATTATGCTGTTGTTTTTCAAGATGTGGTACTCTTTAATGCTTCTATCATGGAAAATATCCGAATCGGGAATCGGGATGCATCTGATGAAGAGGTGATGTGTGCCGCAAAACTAGCTCAATGTGACGAGTTTGTAAGTAAGATGTCGCAAGGATATCAAACTGTAATTGGAGAAAATGGCGAGACACTTTCGGGAGGCGAACGTCAACGGGTATCTATTGCCCGCGCTTTGTTGAAAGATGCGCCTATCGTCCTACTCGACGAAGCAACAGCGTCATTGGACGTGGAGAATGAGACAAAAATACAAGCTGGCATATCGGCACTTGTGAAAGATAAGACTGTATTGATCATTGCGCATCGTATGCGGACAGTTGCTAATGCAAACAAGATTGTTGTGCTGGATAAAGGTAGTGTAGCCGAGATGGGAACGCCGGAAGAATTGAAGGAACAAAATGGGATTTTTGCAAAAATGATGGAAAAACAAATGGCGACATGA
- a CDS encoding alpha/beta hydrolase, whose protein sequence is MKKRIKNSMMALIICFCITGNLFAANSDGKIYETKNINTCITMDEDLNLTQEWDKVFPKSDKVNHSKVTFRNRYGIMLAADMYIPKDATGNLAAIAVSGPFGAVKEQASGLYAQALAERGFLTIAFDPSYTGESGGEPRYVASPDINTEDFCAAVDFLSTLNNVDPERIGILGICGWGGMAVNAAAIDTRIKATVASTMYDMSRVNANGYFDSMDADKRYKLRQQLNAQRTIDIQNGTNTLAGGVIDPLPDDAPQFVKDYYSYYKTNRGYHKRSLNSNGGWNITSSLSFINMPLLSYSDEIRSAVLLIHGENAHSRYFSEDTFKKLKGDNKELMIIPGANHVDLYDRPEIIPFDKLDSFFSENLK, encoded by the coding sequence ATGAAAAAGAGGATTAAAAATTCAATGATGGCACTAATTATATGTTTTTGCATCACGGGAAATTTATTTGCGGCAAACTCCGACGGAAAAATATATGAAACAAAAAATATTAATACCTGTATAACTATGGATGAAGATCTGAACTTAACTCAAGAGTGGGATAAAGTATTTCCCAAAAGTGACAAAGTGAATCACAGTAAAGTAACATTCCGCAACCGATACGGTATCATGCTCGCTGCCGATATGTATATACCAAAAGATGCTACCGGAAATTTGGCAGCCATCGCTGTAAGTGGCCCGTTTGGGGCAGTAAAAGAACAAGCGTCCGGTCTCTATGCCCAGGCTTTGGCCGAACGCGGATTCCTTACCATTGCCTTCGACCCTTCGTACACCGGCGAGAGCGGTGGCGAACCTCGTTATGTAGCTTCGCCTGACATCAATACGGAAGATTTTTGTGCAGCAGTCGATTTTCTCTCCACTCTCAACAATGTAGATCCTGAACGTATCGGGATTCTTGGTATTTGCGGATGGGGTGGTATGGCTGTCAACGCTGCAGCTATAGACACCCGCATCAAGGCGACTGTAGCCTCGACAATGTATGATATGAGCCGCGTAAATGCCAACGGTTATTTCGATTCGATGGATGCCGACAAACGGTATAAATTGCGTCAACAGCTCAATGCTCAGCGAACAATTGATATCCAAAATGGCACAAACACTCTTGCCGGAGGTGTCATAGACCCGCTGCCGGACGATGCTCCTCAGTTTGTGAAAGATTACTATTCTTACTACAAAACGAATCGAGGTTACCACAAACGTTCACTCAACTCGAACGGTGGTTGGAATATAACGTCGTCTCTTTCTTTCATCAATATGCCTTTGCTATCGTATAGCGACGAAATTCGAAGTGCTGTACTCTTAATTCACGGAGAGAACGCCCATTCCCGCTATTTCAGTGAAGATACTTTCAAAAAATTGAAAGGAGATAACAAAGAGTTGATGATTATTCCCGGAGCAAACCATGTGGATCTGTACGACCGTCCCGAGATTATTCCGTTCGACAAACTAGATTCTTTTTTCTCAGAAAACTTAAAATAA
- a CDS encoding AraC family transcriptional regulator: MEQRVRVETLDYSGIFLSCYTNDNTTCVHATKDHTLLYLYSGEHVIDDNGQQTIIRPGECAFIRRDHRITMYKNHTEKEQYKGISLTFRRNLLREFYNKLHKSEIPKSVSELHESVFRIKSRPDITSLFQSLTPYFDSKIKPSDEVAKLKLQEGIYCLLNTSKEFFPVLFDFTEPWKIDIIEFMNENYMYELSMEEIASYTGRSLATFKRDFTKISDVPPQKWLIQKRLQVAYEKLKNEDKKVSDVYVEVGFKNLSHFYSAFKKQFGYSPKR, from the coding sequence ATGGAACAGAGAGTTAGAGTGGAAACGCTAGATTATTCCGGCATATTTCTGTCATGCTATACCAACGACAATACCACATGTGTACATGCAACAAAAGACCATACGCTGCTTTATCTCTATTCGGGCGAGCATGTGATCGATGATAATGGACAACAAACCATTATTCGTCCGGGAGAATGTGCCTTTATTCGTCGTGACCACCGTATCACGATGTATAAAAATCACACTGAAAAAGAGCAATATAAGGGGATTTCCCTAACTTTCCGTCGTAACCTGCTTCGCGAATTCTACAATAAACTGCATAAAAGCGAAATACCAAAATCGGTATCCGAACTTCACGAAAGTGTATTCAGAATCAAATCCAGGCCCGATATTACAAGCCTTTTTCAATCGCTCACTCCTTATTTCGATTCCAAAATCAAACCCAGCGATGAAGTGGCAAAGCTGAAGTTGCAGGAAGGAATATATTGTCTGCTCAATACCAGTAAGGAATTCTTTCCTGTACTGTTCGACTTTACCGAACCCTGGAAGATTGATATTATCGAGTTTATGAACGAAAATTACATGTATGAGCTTTCTATGGAAGAAATAGCATCTTATACTGGCCGTAGCCTGGCAACCTTTAAAAGGGATTTCACAAAAATCAGTGATGTACCGCCCCAGAAATGGCTTATACAAAAAAGGCTGCAGGTTGCTTACGAAAAACTCAAAAATGAGGATAAAAAAGTAAGTGACGTGTATGTTGAGGTAGGTTTCAAAAACCTGTCTCACTTCTATTCAGCTTTCAAAAAACAATTTGGATATTCCCCAAAGAGATAA
- a CDS encoding ABC-F family ATP-binding cassette domain-containing protein yields the protein MCISVQQLTYTHPDKEVLFQGVSFSLTKGQKIALIGDNGSGKSTLMHLLKGDLIPSSGEIICSSEPYYIPQHFGQYNLMTVAQALRIDSKLRALHAILNNDASPQNFALLNDDWTIEERSQAALSQWGMEHIPFTASLDSLSGGEKTRLFLAGIDIHEPGLILFDEPTNHLDYHYRGKLYDFITSSRKAMVIISHDRALLNLLPETYELRKDGITYYAGNYEFYKIQKEQEVLSLQVKLEEQEKELRLVRKTAREIAERNQKRDIRNKKNVEQKGIARIVVNTLRNKAENSTAKQKGTHEQKMGSLRENINDIRKSMPDMKAMKTDFSESGLHAGKILVSAKDINFSYNDNPLWKDSLNFQIKSGERILLRGSNGSGKTTLLKLITGQLLPQQGVLELADFTHVYLDQEYSIINNGLTVYEQIQQFSTGLQEHEIKTILNRFLFPYQSWDKECALLSGGEKMKLALSCLMVSSNTPDIFILDEPTNNIDIRNIEILTATVRDFGGTVLLVSHDIYFINQMDIDYEIEL from the coding sequence ATGTGTATTTCCGTACAACAATTAACATATACACATCCTGATAAAGAAGTTCTTTTTCAGGGTGTCAGTTTTTCATTAACTAAAGGGCAGAAAATAGCCCTGATAGGAGATAACGGCTCTGGCAAATCGACTTTAATGCATTTGCTGAAAGGAGATTTAATACCTTCATCGGGCGAAATAATCTGTTCGTCTGAGCCATACTATATACCACAGCACTTTGGGCAGTATAACCTGATGACAGTGGCTCAGGCGTTGCGAATAGACAGTAAGTTAAGAGCTTTGCATGCAATTCTCAATAATGATGCCTCCCCTCAAAACTTTGCTTTGCTTAATGATGACTGGACAATAGAAGAACGCTCCCAAGCTGCATTATCCCAGTGGGGAATGGAACATATCCCGTTTACAGCATCTTTGGATAGCCTCAGCGGAGGTGAAAAAACAAGGTTGTTTCTTGCAGGTATAGACATACATGAGCCGGGGCTTATCCTGTTCGATGAACCAACAAATCACCTCGATTATCACTATCGTGGAAAATTATATGATTTCATCACTTCATCCCGCAAGGCAATGGTTATCATCAGCCACGACAGGGCTCTTCTGAACTTATTGCCGGAAACCTATGAGCTGAGAAAAGATGGAATTACTTATTATGCCGGAAATTACGAGTTCTATAAAATCCAAAAAGAGCAGGAGGTACTATCTTTGCAGGTAAAGCTGGAAGAACAGGAAAAAGAACTGCGCCTTGTACGTAAAACAGCAAGGGAAATAGCGGAACGAAATCAGAAACGGGATATTCGTAATAAAAAAAATGTTGAACAGAAAGGAATAGCCCGTATCGTGGTCAACACATTACGAAATAAAGCAGAAAACAGTACAGCGAAGCAGAAAGGCACACATGAACAGAAGATGGGATCTTTAAGAGAGAATATCAACGATATACGAAAGTCTATGCCTGATATGAAAGCGATGAAAACAGATTTCAGTGAATCAGGCCTGCATGCGGGAAAAATACTGGTTTCGGCAAAAGATATAAATTTCAGCTACAATGATAATCCTTTGTGGAAGGATTCACTAAATTTCCAGATAAAGAGCGGTGAGCGAATATTGCTTCGAGGTAGTAACGGATCGGGTAAGACTACTTTATTGAAACTAATCACAGGACAATTGCTACCTCAGCAGGGTGTATTGGAACTGGCCGATTTCACTCACGTGTATCTCGATCAGGAATATTCTATCATCAATAACGGGCTGACGGTTTATGAACAAATACAGCAATTTAGTACAGGATTGCAGGAACATGAAATAAAAACAATACTCAACCGCTTTCTTTTTCCTTACCAGTCCTGGGATAAAGAGTGCGCTCTTCTCAGTGGCGGTGAAAAAATGAAACTTGCTCTCAGTTGCCTGATGGTATCCTCCAATACACCCGATATATTTATTCTGGACGAACCGACAAACAACATCGATATCCGGAATATCGAGATACTTACTGCAACAGTTCGGGATTTTGGAGGAACAGTATTGCTCGTATCGCACGACATCTATTTTATAAACCAGATGGATATCGATTATGAAATAGAGCTTTGA